In a single window of the Acidobacteriota bacterium genome:
- a CDS encoding leucyl/phenylalanyl-tRNA--protein transferase: protein MTFPDPQRYDFPEWVLHDGYFFSAEDVIAFGVEPTVENLIKAYSKGIFPWPMEGVPLPWFCPAKRAILEFSDLRIQRSLARERRKAPFKFTINRAFRDVITECSRSRRSGQAGTWITPEFIERYTELNTLGYAHSVEAWDADGSLAGGLYGVDAGGVFTGESMFYKKPFASKLALLFLIDHLAGLGATWLDVQVMTPHMEALGAKEVSRREFLQKLEDSRSSGGHFLEQDEQRPT, encoded by the coding sequence GTGACGTTTCCCGATCCGCAAAGGTATGATTTTCCCGAATGGGTACTCCACGACGGATACTTTTTCTCGGCAGAGGACGTTATAGCTTTCGGCGTCGAGCCCACGGTCGAGAATCTGATCAAGGCCTATTCGAAAGGCATTTTTCCATGGCCTATGGAGGGCGTGCCGCTGCCGTGGTTCTGCCCTGCAAAGAGAGCGATCCTCGAATTTTCTGACTTGCGAATTCAACGAAGCCTCGCACGCGAACGCCGCAAAGCACCGTTCAAATTTACCATCAATAGGGCCTTTCGCGACGTGATAACCGAGTGTTCTCGTAGCCGGCGCAGCGGCCAAGCAGGCACTTGGATAACGCCCGAATTCATCGAACGCTATACAGAGCTGAACACACTCGGCTACGCGCATAGCGTCGAGGCGTGGGACGCGGACGGCAGCCTCGCCGGCGGGCTCTACGGCGTTGACGCAGGCGGTGTTTTCACAGGCGAATCGATGTTCTACAAAAAGCCGTTCGCATCAAAACTCGCTCTCCTTTTCCTCATCGATCACCTCGCCGGCCTCGGCGCAACTTGGCTTGACGTCCAAGTAATGACCCCGCATATGGAGGCTCTGGGTGCAAAGGAGGTTAGTCGCCGAGAGTTTCTGCAGAAGCTCGAAGATTCAAGATCATCCGGCGGCCACTTTTTAGAACAAGATGAACAACGGCCTACCTGA
- a CDS encoding saccharopine dehydrogenase NADP-binding domain-containing protein — MNDDFLIYGANGYTGELITRYAVKSGMRPIIAGRNEAAIEALAKKHGLESRIFSLDETEKLDAALNEVATVIHCAGPFSLTSRQMGEACLRTKTHYTDITGEIAVFEACAAADQKAKDGGIMVMPGVGFDVVPSDCLARHLKDRLPTATNLTLAFYGKGRLSHGTQATMTMNAGKGGAVRRDGKITPVPAAWRTRSIDFGNGEVKTGVTIPWGDVATAYYSTGIPNIEVYTVAPPSALKAMKLSRYLGPLLETRPVQKYLQSRIPPGGPSDEERARGKTLLWGEASDEDGNRVEARLQCPEGYTMTALSALLITEKILAGNFTPGFQTPAKAYGADLALEIDGVERQDA; from the coding sequence ATGAACGATGACTTTCTGATATACGGAGCGAATGGCTACACAGGCGAGCTGATCACGCGGTATGCGGTGAAAAGCGGGATGCGGCCGATCATTGCCGGCCGGAATGAGGCAGCGATCGAGGCCTTGGCAAAAAAGCACGGGCTCGAATCTCGCATCTTTTCACTCGATGAAACGGAGAAGCTCGACGCGGCGTTGAATGAGGTCGCTACGGTCATCCATTGCGCAGGGCCTTTTTCGCTAACCTCGAGGCAAATGGGCGAAGCTTGCCTCAGGACAAAGACACACTACACCGACATTACGGGCGAGATCGCCGTTTTCGAGGCATGTGCCGCCGCAGACCAAAAAGCAAAAGATGGCGGCATTATGGTGATGCCGGGCGTCGGTTTTGATGTTGTACCTTCGGATTGTCTGGCACGTCACCTGAAGGATCGATTGCCGACCGCGACGAATTTGACACTCGCGTTTTATGGTAAGGGCCGCCTGTCGCACGGTACGCAGGCAACCATGACAATGAACGCCGGCAAAGGCGGAGCCGTTCGCAGAGACGGAAAGATCACGCCCGTTCCCGCGGCATGGCGGACGCGCTCGATCGATTTCGGAAACGGCGAGGTGAAGACCGGCGTAACCATTCCGTGGGGCGACGTGGCGACAGCATATTATTCGACCGGTATTCCCAATATCGAGGTTTACACCGTCGCGCCGCCGTCAGCATTAAAGGCCATGAAACTCAGCCGCTATCTCGGTCCGCTGCTGGAAACTCGGCCAGTCCAGAAATATCTGCAGTCGCGCATACCGCCGGGCGGCCCTTCGGACGAAGAGCGTGCACGCGGGAAAACGCTGCTTTGGGGCGAGGCTTCGGACGAAGACGGCAATCGTGTGGAAGCACGCCTGCAGTGTCCCGAAGGCTACACTATGACCGCACTATCTGCTCTGCTGATCACCGAAAAGATACTCGCCGGCAATTTCACGCCCGGATTTCAAACGCCTGCCAAGGCTTACGGCGCCGATCTTGCGCTCGAGATCGACGGCGTAGAACGGCAGGACGCATAG
- a CDS encoding TonB-dependent receptor — MKIDFKALVISVAILAFASLTALGQAGSIAGMVTDNNGAIIPNASVEVRGAGGQTFTVVTNDNGVYRVPAVATGTYTVSVTLSGFRRSVVNNVKVDIGTPSTVNIVLQAGDISEIVEVSSGGEVLQTETATVGNTISGRQINQTPIASRDALDLILRLPGVSSVGAPRQSSINGLPKGSLQLTLDGVDIQDNVLRSSDGFFTYVRPRVDAIEEVVVSTASPGAESTGDGAVQVRFATRRGTNDYKGTVYWQIRNDWLNAAYWYNNRDKPFGNQKKQRDRTNLNQPGFSFGGPLPFLQFGEGVKAINSGKDRTFFFVNYEEFRLPGSQSRSRTVIKPEVIAGTFRYITGGTTNSVNLFNIASTVPGLPTTIDPTVSNVLNEIRSAAQQGTLAPITNDPNRETTTFSNPGQARRTFLALRFDGNINKNHSAEFVVHRQEFYPSIDFINGNDAPWPGGPQYGQGGIRRSATVALRSTLRQNLINEARFAWSGGRTDFAQGCCGNDFNSQNGRQLSLAAPLGMSVNLRQVTTLSGRTTPTRDWTNNMVWTQKNHTFSFGGQYKDIRWENTNQVCCPTVGFGLDQVRDADAYNAFNATTMPGADPGQIQLARNFYAALIGRITSYTRSAVRTADGTYAAGGNLFQKLKERTLGVYAQDSWKMRNNLTVTLGLRWQPRLGVTAETANFAKLPGGTNMLYGTSGTPDAQFRPGAPMNAPVPVSVSYAIGEKITPDKWQNWAPSFGFVWSPNAGNVPLLKYVMGGANKSVFRGGWSRSFVREGLNVAFQMAANPGGGSIDVSRTFTNGQMTAGTLLRTPGNPMLSPAPFSPTPNFPFTHTTSNQSFAVDENLKTGYVDSFSFGYQREIDKNTVVEFRYVGNRGKDMERLRNVNERNTLENGVAAEFILAQQNLYANIAANRCQTGVTAANCQYNFAYFGPGTGTNPLPITLAYFNALQATLTPGALGQNGSVTGAAAMMASNYGSANFRSTTFTSPLNNVAANIIGWAAALEGDPTRRANALAAGLPANFMFVNPINIAGAFILDNTQNSWYDGGVIEVRRRLAQGLRVQASYTFSKAQSDFFAVSAIVNSSMSNRPFGLQLAKTVQAFDIRHNFKFDGTYDLPFGRGRTFFSGAGRWLDALVGGFSILPVVTWQSGAPIQLGNAQLVGMTVKELQKEIKVRKNPTTVTWLPDDIILNTQRAFATSIT; from the coding sequence ATGAAGATAGACTTTAAGGCTTTGGTCATCTCTGTGGCCATTTTAGCCTTTGCCAGCCTTACCGCATTGGGCCAAGCCGGTTCGATCGCCGGTATGGTAACCGACAATAATGGCGCTATCATCCCCAATGCCTCGGTGGAGGTAAGGGGTGCCGGCGGCCAAACGTTCACCGTGGTGACGAACGATAACGGCGTTTATCGCGTTCCGGCGGTTGCGACCGGTACCTACACGGTGTCGGTCACTTTGAGCGGATTTAGGCGATCCGTCGTCAACAATGTCAAGGTCGACATCGGTACGCCGTCAACCGTGAACATCGTTCTGCAGGCCGGAGACATCAGCGAGATCGTTGAGGTCTCGTCCGGCGGCGAGGTCTTACAGACCGAGACCGCGACGGTCGGAAACACCATTTCAGGCCGACAGATCAACCAGACGCCGATCGCCTCGCGTGACGCTCTCGATCTGATCCTGCGTCTGCCGGGCGTTTCGTCAGTAGGAGCTCCGCGACAATCGTCGATCAACGGACTTCCCAAAGGCTCGCTCCAGCTCACGCTCGACGGCGTGGACATTCAGGACAACGTGCTTCGCTCGTCTGACGGCTTCTTTACATATGTAAGGCCGCGTGTCGATGCTATCGAAGAGGTCGTGGTCTCCACCGCCAGCCCCGGTGCAGAAAGCACGGGTGACGGTGCCGTTCAGGTACGTTTTGCTACGCGCCGCGGAACCAACGACTACAAGGGCACTGTATATTGGCAGATCCGAAATGACTGGCTAAACGCTGCTTATTGGTACAACAACCGCGACAAGCCTTTCGGCAACCAAAAGAAACAGAGGGACAGGACCAACCTGAATCAGCCCGGTTTCTCATTCGGCGGCCCGCTGCCGTTCCTTCAGTTCGGTGAGGGCGTGAAGGCCATCAACAGCGGCAAGGACCGTACTTTCTTCTTCGTCAATTACGAAGAGTTTCGTCTCCCCGGTTCGCAGAGCCGCAGCCGTACGGTGATCAAGCCTGAGGTGATCGCAGGAACGTTCCGCTATATCACAGGCGGTACAACGAATTCGGTCAACTTGTTCAACATTGCCTCCACCGTTCCGGGGCTTCCGACGACGATCGACCCGACCGTCAGCAATGTCCTGAACGAGATCCGATCAGCGGCGCAGCAGGGAACCCTCGCACCGATCACCAACGATCCCAACCGTGAGACCACTACGTTCAGCAATCCGGGACAGGCACGCCGAACGTTTCTCGCACTTCGGTTTGACGGAAATATCAATAAGAACCACAGCGCCGAATTCGTTGTTCATCGGCAGGAGTTCTATCCGTCGATCGACTTCATCAACGGCAACGACGCACCGTGGCCGGGCGGACCGCAATATGGACAGGGCGGCATTCGCCGATCTGCAACAGTAGCACTGCGTTCCACGCTTCGCCAAAATCTGATCAATGAAGCACGCTTCGCATGGTCGGGCGGACGCACGGACTTTGCACAGGGCTGCTGCGGTAACGATTTCAACAGCCAGAACGGCAGACAGCTAAGCCTTGCTGCTCCTCTGGGGATGTCGGTCAATCTACGTCAGGTCACCACTCTTTCAGGACGTACAACGCCTACCAGAGACTGGACAAACAACATGGTCTGGACGCAAAAGAACCACACGTTCTCTTTTGGAGGACAGTACAAGGACATCCGTTGGGAGAATACGAACCAGGTCTGCTGTCCCACGGTCGGATTCGGTCTTGATCAGGTTCGCGATGCGGATGCATACAACGCGTTCAACGCAACGACGATGCCCGGAGCTGATCCGGGACAGATCCAGTTAGCACGTAATTTTTACGCTGCACTGATCGGCCGCATCACATCATATACCCGATCGGCGGTCCGTACCGCTGACGGTACTTATGCTGCAGGCGGAAATCTGTTCCAGAAACTGAAAGAAAGGACGCTTGGCGTTTATGCGCAGGATTCCTGGAAGATGAGGAATAACCTCACAGTTACTTTGGGACTTCGTTGGCAGCCAAGGCTGGGTGTTACGGCAGAAACTGCAAACTTTGCCAAACTGCCGGGCGGCACCAATATGCTCTACGGCACGTCGGGAACTCCTGACGCTCAGTTCCGTCCGGGAGCGCCGATGAATGCCCCGGTTCCCGTTTCCGTTTCGTACGCTATCGGTGAAAAGATCACTCCGGACAAATGGCAGAACTGGGCACCTTCGTTCGGTTTCGTTTGGTCGCCGAATGCGGGTAACGTTCCGCTGCTAAAGTACGTCATGGGCGGCGCCAACAAGAGCGTATTCCGCGGCGGCTGGTCGCGGTCATTCGTTCGCGAAGGCCTGAACGTCGCTTTTCAAATGGCAGCCAATCCGGGCGGCGGCAGCATCGATGTCAGCCGCACCTTTACGAACGGCCAGATGACGGCGGGTACGCTGTTGAGAACGCCGGGCAATCCGATGCTCTCACCGGCTCCTTTCTCGCCCACACCGAATTTCCCGTTCACACATACGACATCCAATCAGTCGTTTGCCGTGGATGAAAACCTCAAAACGGGATATGTCGATTCGTTCAGTTTCGGCTATCAGCGCGAAATTGATAAGAACACGGTCGTCGAATTTCGCTATGTCGGCAACCGCGGCAAAGATATGGAACGCCTGCGCAACGTGAACGAACGCAACACGCTCGAAAACGGTGTTGCGGCCGAGTTCATTCTTGCTCAGCAGAACCTGTATGCGAATATCGCCGCCAATCGCTGCCAGACGGGCGTGACCGCGGCGAATTGCCAATACAACTTTGCATACTTCGGCCCGGGCACAGGGACCAACCCTTTGCCGATCACACTTGCATACTTTAATGCTCTTCAGGCTACGCTCACTCCCGGAGCACTCGGCCAGAACGGCAGTGTGACCGGCGCAGCGGCAATGATGGCTTCCAATTATGGAAGCGCGAATTTCCGCAGCACCACATTCACGAGCCCGCTCAACAATGTAGCAGCCAACATCATCGGTTGGGCGGCGGCGCTTGAGGGTGACCCGACGCGAAGGGCGAACGCTCTGGCTGCCGGACTCCCCGCGAACTTCATGTTCGTCAATCCGATCAACATTGCTGGTGCGTTCATCCTCGACAACACCCAAAACTCATGGTATGACGGCGGAGTTATCGAAGTTCGCAGACGCCTTGCACAGGGGCTCCGCGTACAGGCGAGCTACACGTTCTCGAAAGCACAGTCCGACTTCTTTGCGGTCAGTGCCATCGTGAACAGCAGCATGTCGAACCGTCCGTTCGGGCTTCAGCTTGCTAAGACCGTTCAGGCGTTCGATATCCGTCACAACTTCAAGTTTGACGGCACGTACGACCTGCCGTTCGGCCGCGGCCGTACCTTCTTCTCGGGAGCGGGCCGTTGGCTGGACGCACTTGTCGGCGGTTTCAGCATTCTGCCCGTCGTCACCTGGCAGAGCGGCGCTCCGATACAGCTTGGAAATGCTCAATTGGTCGGAATGACCGTTAAGGAACTGCAGAAGGAGATCAAGGTTCGCAAGAATCCTACAACCGTAACGTGGCTTCCGGATGACATCATCCTGAACACACAGCGAGCGTTCGCCACGAGCATTACTTAG